Within Streptomyces roseirectus, the genomic segment GGACCGGCAGACCGATCGACTCCGACGTGATCCGCACCAGGAACTGATTGGCCCTGAAGGCGTTGTGACGCAGATAGTCCAGCAGCCGTGTCTCGGCGCCGAAGCGGTCGTCGTCCTCCCGCTCGGCGAGTTCCCCGGCGTACGCCCGCACGAGGTCGTGCAGTACGTACTGGCCGTCGGCGTCACGCGACAGCAGGTTGGCCGAGACCAACTCCCGCAGGTGCCTGCGGGCCTCGGCCATCCCGACGCCCGCGAGCGAGGCGGCGGCCTGTGCGGAAGCGGCCGATCCCGGATGGAGGGCCAGATACCGGAAGAACCGCGCCGTGCCGGGCGTGAGCGTCCGGTACGACCACGAGAACACGGCACGCAGGTCCACCCGGTCGCCGGGCGACAGCGCGTCCAGCCGCGGCCGGGCCTCGCGCAGCTCCCGTACGCCCAGCCGGAGCGAGACCCGCGGGGACGCGCACAGTTGCGCGCTCACGATGGCGACCGCGAGCGGCAGACACCCGCACAACTCCACCAGTTCCGCGGCCGCTTCCGGCTCCGCCCGGCAGCGCTCCTCGCCGATCCGCGCGGCCAGCGCAGTGAGCGCCTCCTCCCGCGTCCACACGTCCAGGGCGACCAGGCAGGCACCCTCGGCCACCGCCAGTGCGGACAGCTGATCGCGAGAGGTGATGATGGTCAGGCACCCCGGGGAGGCCGGCAACAGCGGTCTGACCTGCTCCGCGTCCCGCGCATTGTCCAGCACGACGATCAGCCGCCTCGACGCCGTCCGTTCCCGGAACAGAGCACGGCGCCGGTCCAGCCCGCGAGGTATGTCCCTGCTGGACACCCCGAGTGCGCCGAGAAACCCACCAAGGGCCTCAGCCGGATCCAGCGGCTGCCCCGACTCCTCGAAGCCGCGGAGGTTCACATACAGCTGCCCGTCCGGGAAACGCTCCGCCACCTGGTGCGCCCAGTGCACCGCCAGCGTGGTCTTGCCGACCCCCGCCATGCCGCCGATGGCGGAGATGACGACATGCCCTCCGTGGGCGGGCACTTCACGTGTGAGCTCGTGCAGGACCTCCAGGACGGTGCCGCGCCCGCGGAAGGTCCTGAGAGCGGGCGGCAGGTGGCGCGGAACCTGCTCAGTGCGCCTGCGTGCCGCCTCGACAAGACGCCGCCGCTCATCCTCGTCCAGCCCCAGGGCGTCCATCAACTCGCCCAGCGTCGCCTGCCGGGGCAGGCTCTGCCCCCGCTCCATGTCGCTGATGGCCCGGACACTCACGCCCGACGCCCCGGCCAGACCCTCCAGCGTCAGCAGCGCTCGCTGGCGCGCCTCCCGCAGCAGCCGCCCGAACGTTGTCCTGCCCATCCCCACCCCCGGGGCCACGCCCCGGGCCTGCTTCCCCGGACGTCGCCACTGCTCAAGAACGCCGCGTGAACGTATCCGCTCTGGAATGCCCATTAAAGCAAAGCGGTGTGCGTATGGAGGCGGTGCCGCTCAGCCACCTCCGTCACCTGCTTGACTGGTAACGAAAGTGCGGGCAATACTGCAACACGTGTGAACACGTCGCCGATTCGGCAGATGCCTGCACACATGTCTCAGTCAGGGCCCGTTCCCCGCCCGCTTGTCGGCCCCCCATCACCGAGCCAAGGAGTTCCACCCATGAACCCGCCCGAGGACACCGCCCCCACGACCCCAGGCCGTCGCCGTTTCCTGGGCCTTGCCGCGGGCGCCGTCGCCGCCACGCACCTCGGCACAGCGGGCCGGGCACAGGCGGAGGGACAGCTCGGCATGCCGGCCCAGGCACAGGCGGCGGGAGGCCGGGCGTTGGCGAACCCCACGCCGGCGGCAGGCTCCCCGCCCGGCTCCACCCCGCCGCCCCCGGGAGTCCGTCGCTTTCGCATCAGGGTTCCGCAGCGCGAGGTCAGCGACCTCCGGCGGAGACTGCGGGCGATCCGCTGGCCGGAGCGTGAGACGGTCGCCGACCGCTCCCAGGGCGCCCAACTGGCGAAGGTCCGCCCGCTGGTCGAGTACTGGGCGACCGGCTACGACTGGCGCAAGGTCGAGGCCACGCTCAACGCGCTGCCGCAGTTCATCACCGAGATCGACGGGGTGGACATCCAGTTCGCCCACATCCGCTCGCCACACCCCGACGCCCTGCCGATGCTCATGACGCACGGCTGGCCGGGCTCGATCATCGAGCTCCTGAAGGTGATCGACCCGCTCACGAACCCGACGGCCCACGGCGGGCGCGCCGAGGACGCCTTCCATCTCGTCCTGCCGACACTGCCGGGCCACGGCTTCTCCGGCAAGCCGACGTCGACGGGATGGAACCCGGCCCGCATGGCGACCGCCCTCCACCGGCTCATGCTGCGGCTCGGGTACGAGCGGTACGTCTCGCAGGGCGGCGACCACGGGTCGATCATCGCCCAGATCCAGGCCGCACAGCGGCTGGAGGGGCTGCTCGGCATCCACGTGAACATGCCGGGCACGGTCCCGCAGGACGTCCTGCGCCACCTGCGCAACTTCGATGCCGCACCCGCGGGTCTGTCCGTGCGCGAGAAGGTCGCCTACGACCGGCTGCTGCACTTCTACCGTGACGGTTTCGGCTATGCGGCGATGATGAACGAGAGCCCGCAGACCATCGGTTACGCCCTCGCCGACTCGCCCCTCGCGATGGCGGCGTACTACTACGACAAGATCGCGGAGTGGACGGACTCCGGCGGCGAGCCCGAGAAGGTCCTCACGTACGACGAGATGCTCGACGCCATCTCGCTGTACTGGCTGACCAACACAGGGGCATCGTCCTCCCGCCTGTACTGGGAGGGCACCCGGGCAGGCGGCGGCCCTTTCAACGCGTTCGACATCCCCGACGTCCCCGTGGCCGTCACCGTGTTCCCCCGGGAGATCTATCCCGCGCCGCGGAGCTGGGGAGAGCGGGCCTACGGCAACCTCATCCACTGGAACGAGGTCGACAAAGGAGGCCACTTCGCCGCCTGGGAACAGCCGCACCTGCTCTCCGAGGAACTGCGGACGGCCTTCAGGCCGCTGAGGGGCTGACCCCGGCACAGGAATACAGGGCGAAGCCGCCGACTGTCTCCCCTGCACGCCCGCAGACGCACACGTTTCTCCCGATGCGGGCCGATCACCGAATTCCTCGACCGAACCCGGCAGACTCCTGAAGGACCGATGACCATGATCGACCGACGTTCACTTCTCCGTACCGGCACCGCGGCGGCAGCCGGCGCGCTCGGCGCTGCCTCGCTGTCCTCACCCGCCGAGGCCGCGGAGCCCGCCTCGCGCACCGGCGGTCACCCTGCCGACCCCGACCCCACGGCGGGTGTCACGCGTACCCTCCTCCAGGAGCACCCCTCACCCGCCGCGGGCTGGGAGGCGGTGCAGACGCTCGTGCAGATCCCCCGGCACAAGGAGTCGGGCCGGCACAGCCACCCCGGCATCGAGGTCGGCTACATCATCCGCGGAGACGTCCTGATGGTGTTCGACGACCGGCCGCCCCTCCGGCTGCGCACCGGAGACCCCTTCTTCATCCCGAACGGTGTCATCCACAACGCCCGCAACGTCGGCACCGTCACGACGATGATGCTCTCCACCTACGTCGTCGACGAGACGAAGCCCCTCGTGACGACTTACCCGTAACACCCGGTGGGGCGTGAACGCCCCCTCTCGAAGCCCTGCGACAGGCACAGCCGCCGACACCTGCCCCACCTCGAACAACTCGGTGACCTGTTCCGCCTGACGCAGCCATCCACAACCCCAAGAAACAGGAGCGAAGTACTCATGAACCCGATGAAGAAGATCATGGCCAGCGCCGGCACGGCGCTCGCGGCGGGCTTGCTGGCCGCCTCCGTCGCCGCGCCTGCCGCGGCAGCACCGGCGACGAGCACCATCCGGCTGTGCACCCAGTACAACCTCGGCGGCCAGTGCACCTACGAGTACTCCCCGGTACCCAACATGACCTACGCGTCCGAGGGGAACTTCCAGGACCAGATTTCTTCCATCGCGAACTACTCGGGAAGCACCTGGTGCTTCTGGACCGACAACAACTACCAAGGGATCCAGGGTGTCTTCCAGAACAACTACACCTGGAACACCCTGAGCTACCCCTACAACGACTCGATCTCGTCCGGAAAGCCCTGCTGACCTGACCAGGAGCCCAGAAGAAGCAGGCACATCCCTCGACGAGAGTGGGGAACTGTGAAATTACCGTTCCGTCCTGCGCCGACGCGTGCCGCCTTGCTCGCCGCGTCCATCATCTGTGTCACCGGATGCAGCGCACAGGAGCACAAAGACGGGGCAGGAGATTCCGCAAGGCCCGCCCTTCAGGCCTTGCTCACACACAACCTGCACACGTTGCTCGCGCAGGACGGCACGGTACAGGACGCTCACGGCCCGGCCCTGCCGGGCACGACGTCGTCGGCTTCCGCCATCCTCACCTTCAAGAACGAGTACGGCGACGCGCGCGTGCAGGTCGCCGTCAGCCGCCTGCCGGTACCGGTCTCCCCGCTGAACACCGCTTGCCCGGACAGGGCTTTGCACCCCTACAGCAGATGCACGACACGGGAACATCAGGGCGCGACCCTGACACTCGACAGCTCACCGGCCGACGAGTCCCGCCCGCTCGCTGCCCAACGCCGGACCGCCGCCCTCACCTTCCCGGACGGCCGACAGGTCGTGCTGTCCGAATCGGCGCTCGGACAGAACACCGGTGCCGCCGCACCCCGTTCACCCCTGCCGCTCACACTGCAAAAGCTCACGGAGATCGCGGGATCGCCCACCTGGCGGCCACTCCTGGCAGCACTCCCCGAACCACCGCACCAGCAGTCCGCGTTGCAGGTCGACCAGACAGTGCCCGCCCACCGCATCACCGGCATCGCCACGCGATCGCTGCCCCGGACGATGCGTGTGGCCGACCAGGGCGGCCTGCCCGGCTACGGCCACCTCACCGTGGACGACGGGCACGGGAAGTGCCTGGTCACCGTGACGGTCCAGCGGTGGAAACCGCGTGACGCGACCATCCGGCGCGTCTTCGAACGGGCGGAACAACTGCCCGACGGCACACGGATCATGACCAGCCGCAGCACGGCGGCACACGGCGGACGGGGCGCGGTGGAGTGGCGAGTGGACACCCTGAGCCGTGACGGCCTGCGAGTGGTCGTCAACGAACTGAACACCAGCGCCTACAGACTGCCCGCCACCCGCACCACACCGGCACTGACCGTGCGACAGCTCACCGACATCGCACGCAGCGGGTCCTGGCGCACAGCAACCGACGCCCCTTCCTGAGCGCGTGCGAAGTTCTCGCCGGGTGAAGCCTGTCTCTCCCCGGGGCGGGCGAGCGGCGGAAGGCGGACGAGCACCCGGCACCGGCCGGGTGCTCGTCCACCACATCATCATCCAACTCGACGGGAGTTCCCTCATGTTCCAGACCGAGGTCACCTTCGACAGCGCCGGTATCGAGATCGCCGCACACCTCTACGCCCCGAGAGATCCGTCACCGGGCCCGCGTCCGGCGCTGGTGGTCGGTCACCCCGGCACAGGGGTCAAGGAGCAGACCTCCGGCACCTACGCGCGACTGATGGCCGAGCACGGCTTCCTCACCCTCGCCTTCGACGCCGCCTGTCAGGGCGCCTCCGGCGGCCTGCCCCGAGGGCTGGAGGACCCCGCCCAGCGAGTGGAGGACTTCAAGGCCGCCGTCTCCTATCTCACCACCCGCCCCGAAGCCGATGCCGACCGCATCGGCCTGCTGGGCATCTGCGCCTCCGGTGGCTACGCTCTGGCCGCCACCGGCGGAGACCACCGCGTCAAGGCTGTTGCCACCGTGTGTACGGCCGATCCCTCACGCCAGTTCCGGCTCGGCGCTGACGGCACCCAGGATCCGGCTGTCTTCCAGACCCTGCTGAACGCCGCCGCGCAGGCCCGCACCCGCGCCGCCCGCGGTGAGGACCCCGGTGTGATGACCATGTTCCCCGAGACGGCCGAACAAGCCGGTGCGCTCGGCGGCGAACACGGCGCCGAGGGCTTCGAGTACTACCGCACCCCGCGGGGCGAGCACGAGCGATCCGCGAAGTTCCTCGCCTGGCAGAGCATCGACAAACTCGCGTTCTACGACGCGTTCTTCGCTGTCCCGCTGATCGGAGACCGACCCATCCTCCAGATCATCGGCGAACGCGCCGTCACCTCCTGGATGGCCGTCGAGGCCCACCAGCGTGCCACGGGCCCCAGCGAACTCCACTGGATCAAGGGCGCCAGCCACGTCGACCTCTACGACAAGCGCGAGTACATCGACCCTGCGGTGGACAAACTCACCGACTACTTCACCACGCACCTGGGCCGTTCCCTCTGAGAGGGCGCCGAGGTTGTTGTCGCCATGATCTGGGACGAGCACGAAGCCGCCTGGCAGGGCCACATGGCCACCGTCGAGGCCTACCAGGCCGAACACGGCCACCTCGCCCTCCCTGCCCAGGCCCCGGGTGGCCAGTTCCTCGCCGACCAGCGGTCCCGGGCCCGCAAGGGCCGCCTCACCCCCGGCCGCGCAGCCCAGCTGGACGCCCTCGACGCCCACTGGCGTCTGCCGCACGGTGCCGACTGGCACCGCAAGTACCACGCCCTGCGCCGCCACATCGAAGCCGGACACAACCCCGCTGCCCTCACCCGTGACACTGTGATCGGCGAGGTGAAAGCGGGCAGTTGGCTGCACCGCCAGCTCGTCACCTGGAACCGGCTCGAGCCCGCCCAGCGGGACCTGCTCACTCGGATCGGTCTCACCCCGGGTCACGTCACACTCGACGGTCCGCAGACTCCCTCGGCGACGCCCGCTGGGCGGCGGCGTTCCTTCGCCCGGACCGTGCAGATCCTCTCTCTTCCTCGAGCGGTGGCAGCGCACGCCCGGCGCCCGCGAGTGGATCGAGGTCGACGGCGAACGCGTCATGATCGGCCCTTGGCTCGCCAAGACCCGCACCAAGCTGAACAACGGGCAACTGGCGCCCGGCCAGGAGCAGATGCTGGCCCAGGTGCTCGCCGAACACGGCCTCGATGCCGCCTCCACGTCTGCGCCCGTCGCTTGGGCCGAGGACGGCTGAGGTCCCGCCGAACGAACCCGCGCTGCGGGAATGTGCACCGCTGGCTGCCTGCCCGCATCCTCACGTCTGCCGGGACCTCGGCCACTTTCTGGCGGCTGGCCCCGCAGGCTCACGCCCGCCCGGGTCCGCAGGGGTTCAGAAACCTGTGTGCGACGGCCGGCTCCCCGGCCGGTGCGCCGAAACCTTCCCGCCCGGGTCCCGGCCGGCCTCCCGGTTCGAAGAACCAGCGACCAGCCCCCGCCACGAGGTCGGGCGAGTCCTCGCCACCGGCGAGGCATACGCTCGGCCAGCCCACCACAAGGAGGGCACCAAGCCCCGACACGAGATTCAGAACGCGTAGGAGGAGCACGAGCCGGCACCGAACGAGGCATGGCATGAACGAGGCCCAGGACGCCAACCCTGTCGTTGAACAGGTCTTCCTCGCCCAACGCGACCACGCCCAACTGCGGCAGCCTGCGTCTGGCACTCGCTTTTGTGATCGGTGCCGCCTTCCGTATGGTGGTCGGCTCCGACCTTGCCGTGGCTCAGCGTGAACAGCTGTGGTCATCCACCGCAGCGTACGACTCTCCGCTGACGCCAGCCGTCGATGAGCACACCGGCCTCGGCGAAACGATCTGCTCGTGTACTGACCGGGCGCCGTGATCGGTATGCATGATGGCGCCGGCTAGGCTGCCGCGGCACCGCTCGGTGGCATCCGGCTCCGCCGCAGTCTGCCCGGCAGCTCCTCCGGACAGCGCAACCTTTTCGAGCTCTATCACCGAGATTCTCGGACCCGCCGTCTACGACCTCCCGGAATTCCTGCCCGAGGTGTGGCTCCACTGGGACCACAAAACCGTGCGCGAGCGGGGCCCCGAGGCGTTACTGCGCTCCCGCATGGATTTCCCGCTCCTCCTGCCCCAGGAGCAGCGCATCGTTTTCGAGGTCGACGCGTCCCAGCACCTGGACGACGCGCTGCGGCACTACGGACTCACTCTCAACACCGCTTGACCTGACAGGCACAGGCGTCACATGGGGGCCGGCCGGCTCCCAGAGGGTCGCCCGTCGTCGCCCGTCCCGGTCAGCGCCCGGGGTGCAGGCCGAGCCAACCCGGGGAGGGAGCTCCCGTCACCTCGCCGACGTACAGGGTGAGCTGCTGCCTGAAGCGCTCGACGAGGCCCCGGTCCGCCATGAAGGTCTCGAAGCCGTCGAGGTGGGCGTTGTGGTACTCCCAGATGGGGCGGTAGCCCTCGTGGGGCTGGACGTCCGTGCGCACCGACCACATGTAGAAGTCGGACTGCGTCTGCTTCGACAGCCACCAGTTCAGGTACAGCTTCGCGGCGGCGGGATGCTTCGCGTGCCTGAAGATTGCGGCGCGCTGGGCCCAGGCCATGAACGGATCGTGTTTCGGGACGACGAAGCGGGTCTTCACACCTGCCGCCGGGGTCAGCATGCCGTCCGTGCCCAGTGCGACGGCCGCGGTGCCCGCCTCGACCCGGTCCGCGGGCTCCTGCGTACCGCGCACCCAGGCCACGTCCTGGGCGACGAACCGCCGCAGCCATTCCCAGCCGTACTCGTCGACGATGAGGTTGTACAGGTACAGCACCGCGTCGTCGTCGTTCGGGTACGTCGAGACGATCTTCCCCTTCCAGCGCGGGTCGAGGAGGTCCCGGACCGAGGCAGGTGCCGTGCCGCCCGCCTTGTCGACGTTGTAGATGGTGGAGAAGGCGTCGACGAAGATGCCGGTCCATGCTCCGTCGGG encodes:
- a CDS encoding alpha/beta hydrolase — protein: MFQTEVTFDSAGIEIAAHLYAPRDPSPGPRPALVVGHPGTGVKEQTSGTYARLMAEHGFLTLAFDAACQGASGGLPRGLEDPAQRVEDFKAAVSYLTTRPEADADRIGLLGICASGGYALAATGGDHRVKAVATVCTADPSRQFRLGADGTQDPAVFQTLLNAAAQARTRAARGEDPGVMTMFPETAEQAGALGGEHGAEGFEYYRTPRGEHERSAKFLAWQSIDKLAFYDAFFAVPLIGDRPILQIIGERAVTSWMAVEAHQRATGPSELHWIKGASHVDLYDKREYIDPAVDKLTDYFTTHLGRSL
- a CDS encoding ABC transporter substrate-binding protein; protein product: MPVGRRQVLAAGSLTAAGIALGAGTAHAARSGEETKSLNQLYREAMREGGTLTVYAGGDTATQQDGNKAAFEKAFPGITLNIVVDYSKFHDARIDNQLATGTLVPDVVQLQTLQDFPRWKHEGALLPYKPAGFSRVHPAFKDPDGAWTGIFVDAFSTIYNVDKAGGTAPASVRDLLDPRWKGKIVSTYPNDDDAVLYLYNLIVDEYGWEWLRRFVAQDVAWVRGTQEPADRVEAGTAAVALGTDGMLTPAAGVKTRFVVPKHDPFMAWAQRAAIFRHAKHPAAAKLYLNWWLSKQTQSDFYMWSVRTDVQPHEGYRPIWEYHNAHLDGFETFMADRGLVERFRQQLTLYVGEVTGAPSPGWLGLHPGR
- a CDS encoding ATP-binding protein, coding for MGRTTFGRLLREARQRALLTLEGLAGASGVSVRAISDMERGQSLPRQATLGELMDALGLDEDERRRLVEAARRRTEQVPRHLPPALRTFRGRGTVLEVLHELTREVPAHGGHVVISAIGGMAGVGKTTLAVHWAHQVAERFPDGQLYVNLRGFEESGQPLDPAEALGGFLGALGVSSRDIPRGLDRRRALFRERTASRRLIVVLDNARDAEQVRPLLPASPGCLTIITSRDQLSALAVAEGACLVALDVWTREEALTALAARIGEERCRAEPEAAAELVELCGCLPLAVAIVSAQLCASPRVSLRLGVRELREARPRLDALSPGDRVDLRAVFSWSYRTLTPGTARFFRYLALHPGSAASAQAAASLAGVGMAEARRHLRELVSANLLSRDADGQYVLHDLVRAYAGELAEREDDDRFGAETRLLDYLRHNAFRANQFLVRITSESIGLPVPGVVLAAIDNREEALEWFHQEERTVRAALRTLHDARLLRFRMNLTHDWVSYYSVMGRWAEEIETKRIGLAAALQLDDPAAVARNSASLARALAETGQLDEADEQVALLLRQVHRLDPAQRAAAERSVGWVRGRQRRPADALHHARRALALYQELGDDASSARELNAVGWYLALLGRYREAIDMCTQALPLLRRSGNLRIEAAAWDSIGYARQRLGELDTAIADYRQSLRLYGEAVDAYNQAEVLDHLAAAHLERGDAEQARASWTRAAELLSTIDSPRATAMRVRAEGVAGGR
- a CDS encoding epoxide hydrolase family protein is translated as MNPPEDTAPTTPGRRRFLGLAAGAVAATHLGTAGRAQAEGQLGMPAQAQAAGGRALANPTPAAGSPPGSTPPPPGVRRFRIRVPQREVSDLRRRLRAIRWPERETVADRSQGAQLAKVRPLVEYWATGYDWRKVEATLNALPQFITEIDGVDIQFAHIRSPHPDALPMLMTHGWPGSIIELLKVIDPLTNPTAHGGRAEDAFHLVLPTLPGHGFSGKPTSTGWNPARMATALHRLMLRLGYERYVSQGGDHGSIIAQIQAAQRLEGLLGIHVNMPGTVPQDVLRHLRNFDAAPAGLSVREKVAYDRLLHFYRDGFGYAAMMNESPQTIGYALADSPLAMAAYYYDKIAEWTDSGGEPEKVLTYDEMLDAISLYWLTNTGASSSRLYWEGTRAGGGPFNAFDIPDVPVAVTVFPREIYPAPRSWGERAYGNLIHWNEVDKGGHFAAWEQPHLLSEELRTAFRPLRG
- a CDS encoding peptidase inhibitor family I36 protein, coding for MNPMKKIMASAGTALAAGLLAASVAAPAAAAPATSTIRLCTQYNLGGQCTYEYSPVPNMTYASEGNFQDQISSIANYSGSTWCFWTDNNYQGIQGVFQNNYTWNTLSYPYNDSISSGKPC
- a CDS encoding cupin domain-containing protein translates to MIDRRSLLRTGTAAAAGALGAASLSSPAEAAEPASRTGGHPADPDPTAGVTRTLLQEHPSPAAGWEAVQTLVQIPRHKESGRHSHPGIEVGYIIRGDVLMVFDDRPPLRLRTGDPFFIPNGVIHNARNVGTVTTMMLSTYVVDETKPLVTTYP